In one window of Caenimonas aquaedulcis DNA:
- a CDS encoding Crp/Fnr family transcriptional regulator — protein MSVVHATRQNHLLAAFPTAEYERLSPGLELVPMVLGQVLSESGGVMQHVYFPTTCIVSLLYVLEDGSSAEIGVVGNEGIVGISLFMGGQTTPSRAVVRSAGHAYRLKASLLQQEFNRAGPVMHILLRYTQSLITQMTQTAVCNRHHSVEQQLCRALLVSLDRMSGNSLTMTQELIASLLGVRREGVTEAAGHLQRLGLIRYSRGHIDVLDRAGLEKAVCECYGVVRTEYQRLMSDIPRIDPTA, from the coding sequence ATGTCCGTTGTCCATGCCACGAGGCAAAACCACCTGCTCGCAGCGTTTCCGACCGCTGAATACGAGCGCCTGTCTCCCGGGCTGGAGCTGGTGCCGATGGTGCTCGGTCAAGTGCTGAGCGAGTCCGGGGGCGTCATGCAGCACGTGTATTTCCCCACGACCTGCATCGTCTCCCTTCTCTATGTGCTGGAGGACGGCTCCTCGGCGGAAATCGGCGTCGTGGGCAACGAGGGCATCGTGGGCATTTCCCTGTTCATGGGCGGCCAGACCACGCCCAGCCGCGCCGTGGTGCGCAGCGCCGGCCACGCCTACCGCCTGAAGGCCAGCCTGCTGCAGCAGGAGTTCAACCGCGCGGGCCCCGTGATGCATATCCTCCTGCGCTACACGCAGTCGCTCATCACGCAGATGACGCAGACGGCCGTGTGCAACCGCCACCATTCGGTCGAACAGCAGCTGTGCCGCGCGCTGCTGGTGAGCCTGGACCGCATGTCCGGCAACTCGCTGACCATGACGCAGGAGCTGATCGCCAGCCTGCTGGGCGTGCGGCGCGAGGGCGTCACCGAGGCGGCGGGCCACCTGCAGCGCCTGGGCCTGATCCGATACAGCCGCGGCCACATCGACGTGCTCGATCGCGCCGGCCTGGAAAAGGCGGTGTGCGAGTGCTACGGGGTGGTCAGGACGGAGTACCAGCGGCTCATGTCCGACATTCCCCGCATCGACCCGACCGCCTGA
- a CDS encoding phosphatidylglycerophosphatase A family protein: protein MNDSHVDTAPSEPPRPGWRFLVAHPAHLVALGFGSGLSPVAPGTAGTLWAWAAYLALQYWLSPLEIGFVIAASFAVGWWACTVTASHMRVLDPGNIVWDEVIAFWIVLWLVMPASWGAQAAAFVLFRVFDAFKPGPVGWADNLFHGFGWKGGFGIIFDDLVAAFCTLLVIAAWRFW from the coding sequence ATGAACGACTCGCACGTGGACACGGCGCCGTCCGAACCGCCACGCCCCGGCTGGCGCTTTCTCGTCGCGCACCCGGCGCACCTCGTCGCGCTCGGCTTCGGCTCGGGCCTCTCACCCGTCGCCCCGGGCACCGCCGGCACGCTGTGGGCCTGGGCGGCGTACCTGGCCTTGCAGTACTGGCTGTCGCCGCTGGAGATCGGGTTCGTCATTGCGGCGTCCTTCGCCGTCGGCTGGTGGGCCTGCACCGTCACCGCCTCGCACATGCGCGTGCTGGACCCCGGCAACATCGTGTGGGACGAAGTCATCGCCTTCTGGATCGTGCTGTGGCTCGTGATGCCGGCGAGCTGGGGCGCGCAGGCCGCGGCCTTCGTGCTGTTTCGCGTGTTCGACGCCTTCAAGCCCGGGCCGGTCGGCTGGGCGGACAATCTGTTCCACGGCTTCGGCTGGAAGGGTGGCTTCGGCATCATCTTCGACGACCTGGTGGCGGCGTTCTGCACGCTGCTGGTCATCGCCGCATGGAGGTTCTGGTGA
- the thiL gene encoding thiamine-phosphate kinase, whose translation MGEFDLIDRFFKRPVTRNVLGIGDDCALLAPAPGMQLAVSSDMLVEGRHFLSTVDPEKLGHKALAVNLSDLAACGAKPLAFTLALSMQHADPQWLEPFSRGLLALADAHACELVGGDTTRGPLNICITVFGEVPQGQAILRSGAKAGDDIYVSGNVGDARVALEVFRGTLSLGEAAFHVARARMETPTPRVELGQSLRGIASAAIDVSDGLLGDLRHVLRASGVGATIETASCAGLMSAASRTALDAQRQLDYVLAGGDDYELVFTAPASRRDAVMRASRDTGTPVTRIGRIESGAGLQLLDAQGQPFDRGYTSFDHFA comes from the coding sequence ATGGGCGAATTCGACCTCATAGACCGGTTCTTCAAGCGGCCGGTGACGCGCAACGTCCTGGGCATCGGGGACGATTGCGCGCTGCTCGCGCCGGCGCCCGGCATGCAGTTGGCCGTGTCCAGCGACATGCTCGTGGAGGGCCGCCACTTCCTCTCCACTGTCGATCCGGAAAAGCTCGGGCACAAGGCGCTCGCGGTGAACCTGAGCGACCTCGCGGCCTGCGGCGCGAAGCCGCTCGCCTTCACGCTCGCGCTGTCGATGCAGCACGCCGATCCCCAGTGGCTCGAGCCCTTCTCGCGCGGCCTGCTCGCGCTCGCCGATGCGCACGCCTGCGAGCTGGTGGGCGGCGACACGACGCGCGGCCCCTTGAACATCTGCATCACCGTCTTCGGCGAAGTCCCGCAGGGCCAGGCCATCCTGCGCTCGGGCGCGAAGGCGGGCGACGACATCTACGTGAGCGGCAACGTCGGCGATGCGCGCGTCGCGCTGGAAGTGTTTCGCGGCACGCTGTCCCTCGGCGAAGCGGCGTTCCACGTGGCCCGGGCCCGGATGGAAACGCCGACGCCGCGCGTCGAACTCGGCCAATCCCTGCGCGGCATCGCAAGCGCCGCCATCGACGTGAGCGACGGCCTGCTCGGCGACCTGCGGCATGTGCTGCGTGCGTCGGGCGTCGGGGCCACGATCGAGACCGCGAGTTGCGCGGGGTTGATGTCCGCCGCGTCACGCACCGCGCTGGATGCGCAGCGCCAGCTCGATTACGTGCTGGCGGGTGGCGACGACTACGAACTCGTCTTCACCGCGCCCGCCTCGCGCCGCGACGCGGTGATGCGGGCCTCGCGCGACACGGGCACACCGGTCACGCGCATCGGCCGCATCGAATCCGGCGCCGGACTGCAACTGCTGGACGCGCAGGGCCAGCCCTTCGATCGCGGCTACACCTCCTTCGATCATTTCGCCTGA
- the rpe gene encoding ribulose-phosphate 3-epimerase: MSKTFRIAPSLLSADFARLGDEVKAVIAGGADWIHFDVMDNHYVPNLTFGPMICSALRPHAVTAAGQPVPIDVHLMVQPVDALAQAFAQAGADYISFHPDASAHVHRSVQAIKAAGCKAGLVFNPAMPMDVLDWMIEEIDLILIMSVNPGFGGQGFIDSALRKIEDARRRIDASGRDIRLEVDGGIKTDNIARVAAAGADTFVAGSAIFGKPDYKGVIDAMRSALKG, translated from the coding sequence ATGAGCAAGACCTTCCGCATCGCGCCGTCCCTCCTCTCCGCCGACTTCGCCCGCCTGGGCGACGAAGTCAAGGCCGTGATCGCCGGCGGCGCCGACTGGATCCATTTCGACGTGATGGACAACCATTACGTGCCCAACCTGACCTTCGGGCCGATGATCTGCTCGGCGCTGAGGCCGCACGCCGTCACCGCCGCCGGCCAGCCGGTGCCGATCGACGTGCACCTGATGGTGCAGCCCGTCGATGCGCTGGCGCAGGCGTTCGCGCAGGCCGGCGCCGACTACATCAGCTTCCACCCCGACGCATCGGCGCACGTGCATCGCAGCGTGCAGGCGATCAAGGCGGCGGGCTGCAAGGCGGGCCTCGTCTTCAACCCGGCCATGCCGATGGACGTGCTGGACTGGATGATCGAGGAGATCGACCTCATCCTCATCATGAGCGTGAACCCGGGTTTCGGCGGCCAGGGCTTCATCGATTCCGCGCTGCGCAAGATCGAGGACGCGCGCAGGCGCATCGACGCGAGCGGCAGGGACATCCGCCTCGAAGTGGACGGCGGCATCAAGACGGACAACATCGCGCGCGTCGCGGCCGCGGGCGCGGACACCTTCGTGGCCGGCAGCGCGATCTTCGGCAAGCCCGATTACAAGGGCGTGATCGACGCGATGCGTTCCGCCCTCAAGGGCTGA
- a CDS encoding YbdK family carboxylate-amine ligase has product MESDAPRAAAAPPAEVALEPFQQSAALSLGVELELQLVNTHDYDLAPYSEEMLRLMSRYELPGAVVPEMTSSMIEISTGVCTSADQVLAELSLIRDALVKSADRLNIAIVGGGTHPFQQWHERRIYDKPRFRELSELYGYLSKQFTIFGQHVHVGCPDPDAALLMLHRMSRYIPHFIALSASSPFVQGQDTQFDSARLNSVFAFPMSGRAPFTLSWTEFGHWFARTTRTGVVRSMKDFYWDIRPKPEYGTIEIRVFDTPLTVSRAAALAGFVQSLASWFLNEQPFMPQEDDYMVYTYNRFQACRFGLEAVYVDPVTGLHMPLREHIMMTLRQIGDHARQLGASYGVQLLAEDAEAGTNDARWLREKHQRERLLAEVVRQGAGKFRGPV; this is encoded by the coding sequence GTGGAATCGGACGCCCCGCGCGCAGCCGCGGCACCGCCGGCGGAAGTCGCGCTCGAGCCATTCCAGCAATCGGCCGCGCTGTCGCTGGGCGTGGAGCTGGAACTTCAGCTCGTCAACACGCACGACTACGACCTCGCACCGTATTCGGAGGAAATGCTGCGCCTGATGTCGCGCTACGAGCTCCCCGGTGCGGTCGTGCCGGAGATGACCTCCAGCATGATCGAGATTTCCACCGGCGTCTGCACCTCGGCGGACCAGGTGCTGGCCGAACTCTCGCTGATCCGCGACGCGCTGGTGAAGTCGGCGGACCGGCTGAACATCGCGATCGTCGGCGGCGGCACGCACCCCTTCCAGCAGTGGCACGAACGCCGCATCTACGACAAGCCCCGCTTTCGGGAGCTGTCGGAGCTCTACGGCTACCTCTCCAAGCAGTTCACCATCTTCGGCCAGCACGTGCACGTGGGCTGCCCCGACCCGGACGCGGCGCTCCTGATGCTGCACCGCATGTCGCGCTACATCCCGCACTTCATCGCGCTGTCGGCGTCCTCGCCCTTCGTGCAGGGGCAGGACACGCAGTTCGATTCGGCGCGGCTCAATTCCGTTTTCGCATTCCCCATGTCCGGCCGCGCGCCCTTCACCCTGAGCTGGACGGAGTTCGGCCACTGGTTCGCCAGGACGACCCGCACGGGCGTCGTGCGCAGCATGAAGGACTTCTACTGGGACATCCGGCCCAAGCCCGAGTACGGCACGATCGAGATCCGCGTCTTCGACACGCCGCTCACGGTCTCGCGCGCCGCGGCGCTCGCAGGCTTCGTGCAGTCGCTTGCGTCCTGGTTCCTCAACGAGCAGCCCTTCATGCCGCAGGAAGACGATTACATGGTCTATACCTACAACCGCTTCCAGGCCTGCCGCTTCGGGCTGGAGGCGGTGTATGTCGACCCGGTCACCGGCCTGCACATGCCGCTGCGCGAGCACATCATGATGACCCTGCGGCAGATCGGCGACCATGCGCGCCAGCTCGGCGCGAGCTACGGCGTGCAACTTCTGGCGGAAGACGCCGAGGCCGGCACCAACGACGCACGCTGGCTGCGCGAAAAGCACCAGCGCGAGCGCCTGCTCGCGGAGGTGGTGCGGCAGGGCGCGGGCAAGTTCAGGGGCCCGGTTTAA
- a CDS encoding cation:proton antiporter, with translation MNEIMAIWADWLKPSAGLPTVQWSILMAVAAAAGHLLQRHTGLPKVVGYSAVGALAGLAGFTGGAWPLQGIGLFLLELGVSVVLFEAGGRIALRWFRHNPMVLLQSLLESTLTALAVYGALRWMDVSPRVAEAIGLIAVAASPAVLSRVIMDMRASGPVTERALALSTLSCLYALTLVSARAGLLHRPVTTLWETLYPVAVVLGLSFVVGAVLALSLRMALRVMSPTSENTSMMLIALIAAATALAAHFGGSAPLAALLGGMLLKQLNPRPWAWPRQLGTAASLLTMLTFVMVSVVAAKADWSHAVAGLVAAVVLARGAAKIAGVVAANWGSGTTWRQAVWTGSAMSPMSSVALLLVQQFMTSSLTLGPRIAAIALPAILLMEVLGAIICTVAIHRARESSRTDIGDAWSPAVGDMRG, from the coding sequence ATGAACGAGATCATGGCCATCTGGGCGGACTGGCTCAAGCCGTCCGCCGGCCTGCCGACGGTGCAGTGGTCCATCCTCATGGCCGTCGCGGCGGCGGCGGGGCACCTGCTGCAAAGGCACACGGGGTTGCCCAAGGTCGTCGGCTACTCGGCTGTCGGCGCTCTGGCGGGCCTCGCCGGGTTTACCGGCGGTGCATGGCCGCTTCAGGGCATCGGCCTCTTCCTGCTGGAACTCGGCGTCTCCGTCGTGCTGTTCGAGGCCGGCGGGCGCATCGCCCTGCGCTGGTTCCGCCACAACCCGATGGTGCTGCTGCAAAGCCTGCTCGAGTCCACGCTCACCGCGCTGGCGGTGTATGGCGCGCTGCGATGGATGGACGTCTCGCCGCGCGTCGCCGAGGCCATCGGGCTCATCGCGGTCGCCGCGTCGCCGGCGGTGCTCAGCCGCGTCATCATGGACATGCGCGCTTCCGGGCCGGTCACCGAGCGGGCGCTCGCGCTCTCGACGCTGAGCTGCCTGTATGCGCTCACGCTCGTCAGCGCACGCGCCGGGCTGCTGCACCGCCCGGTCACCACCTTGTGGGAAACGCTGTACCCGGTGGCGGTCGTGCTGGGATTGTCGTTCGTCGTCGGCGCGGTGCTGGCCCTCTCCCTGCGCATGGCGCTGCGCGTGATGAGCCCGACCAGCGAGAACACCTCCATGATGCTCATCGCGCTGATCGCGGCCGCCACCGCGCTCGCCGCGCACTTCGGCGGATCCGCGCCGCTGGCCGCGCTGCTGGGCGGCATGCTGCTCAAGCAGCTCAATCCCCGCCCGTGGGCCTGGCCCCGCCAGCTCGGCACCGCGGCGTCCCTGCTCACCATGCTCACCTTCGTGATGGTGTCCGTCGTCGCCGCGAAGGCGGACTGGAGCCACGCGGTCGCGGGCCTGGTGGCGGCGGTCGTGCTCGCGCGAGGCGCAGCCAAGATCGCCGGCGTGGTCGCGGCCAACTGGGGCAGCGGCACCACCTGGCGGCAGGCGGTCTGGACGGGCAGCGCGATGTCGCCCATGTCCTCGGTCGCGCTGCTCCTGGTGCAGCAGTTCATGACGTCCTCGCTCACGCTCGGACCACGCATCGCCGCCATCGCGCTGCCGGCCATCCTGCTCATGGAAGTGCTCGGCGCCATCATCTGCACGGTCGCGATCCATCGCGCGCGCGAAAGCTCGCGCACCGACATCGGCGACGCATGGTCGCCGGCCGTGGGAGACATGCGTGGATAG
- a CDS encoding thermonuclease family protein — protein MFARALLTALALFGLISGAQARSLTGVVTHVTDGDTIWVRPVGADSAVAVRLQGLDAPEICQAFGVQARDALAAHVLHQRVSVSVKARDVYHRTVGRVALQGDDLGAWLVVRGYAWSSHYRRRAGPYAQQEAQARGARRGLWASPATDPKAFRKRHGSCR, from the coding sequence ATGTTCGCCCGCGCACTCCTCACCGCCCTCGCCCTTTTCGGCCTGATATCCGGCGCCCAGGCGCGTTCTCTCACCGGCGTCGTGACGCACGTGACCGACGGCGACACGATCTGGGTGCGGCCCGTCGGCGCGGATTCGGCCGTGGCGGTGCGGCTGCAAGGCCTGGACGCGCCGGAGATTTGCCAGGCCTTCGGCGTGCAGGCGCGCGACGCACTGGCCGCGCACGTGTTGCACCAGCGGGTGTCCGTCTCGGTCAAGGCCCGCGATGTCTACCACCGCACCGTCGGGCGCGTGGCCCTGCAGGGCGACGACCTCGGCGCGTGGCTGGTCGTGCGCGGCTATGCATGGTCGTCGCACTACCGGCGTCGCGCCGGCCCCTACGCGCAGCAGGAAGCCCAGGCGCGCGGGGCGCGTCGCGGCCTGTGGGCGTCACCCGCGACGGACCCGAAGGCGTTCCGCAAGCGCCACGGCTCCTGCCGCTAA
- the apaG gene encoding Co2+/Mg2+ efflux protein ApaG codes for MSKYQMRVDVEPQYLPEQSSPLQGLYSFSYTITITNTGEVPAQVISRHWLISNAMGEQEQVKGLGVVGRQPLLKPGEAFQYTSGCRLRTATGSMQGSYFCVAEDGERFEVEIPAFALDDGGTRVLH; via the coding sequence ATGTCCAAGTACCAGATGCGCGTCGACGTCGAGCCGCAATACCTGCCCGAGCAATCGTCTCCGCTGCAGGGGCTCTACAGCTTCTCCTACACGATCACCATCACCAACACCGGCGAGGTGCCCGCGCAGGTCATCTCGCGCCACTGGCTCATCTCCAACGCGATGGGCGAGCAGGAACAGGTGAAGGGCCTGGGCGTGGTCGGCCGCCAGCCGCTCCTCAAGCCGGGCGAGGCGTTCCAGTACACGAGCGGCTGCCGCCTGCGCACCGCGACGGGATCGATGCAGGGGAGCTACTTCTGCGTCGCCGAGGACGGCGAGCGCTTCGAGGTGGAAATCCCCGCGTTCGCACTCGACGACGGCGGCACGCGCGTGCTGCACTGA
- a CDS encoding LysR family transcriptional regulator, with amino-acid sequence MRNLQFDDMHLFARVADLGTLSAAARERDVPVSQISRSLSRIEKACGARLIHRSTHGLSLTAEGQTFRDYCDRMTAALDELEGEFAGKAREVSGTVRVAASTVVAQYQLVPSLAGLGELHPRLRIELEVGDRLTDMAREGIDIAIRTVTHLPDTVIARQIGTLGRALYAAPAYAKAHGLPSHPDELRDHRLITNSQVTMLNQWPFLVDGKATVFDAQGHWRANDTNMAASMVLEGLGIGRLATLVGETLVRRTLLVRVLPSFVDFGPVPVYAVVAPGRHRLPKIKACVDYWAQWFAQADHAEAVPARAKRS; translated from the coding sequence ATGCGCAACCTGCAGTTCGACGACATGCACCTGTTCGCGCGGGTGGCCGACCTGGGCACCCTGTCCGCGGCGGCGCGCGAACGCGACGTGCCCGTGAGCCAGATCTCGCGCAGCCTCTCGCGCATCGAGAAGGCGTGCGGCGCACGGCTGATCCACCGCTCCACGCACGGGCTGTCGCTCACGGCCGAAGGCCAGACCTTCCGCGACTATTGCGACCGCATGACGGCCGCGCTGGACGAGCTCGAAGGCGAATTCGCCGGGAAGGCGCGCGAGGTGAGCGGCACGGTGCGCGTCGCCGCGAGCACCGTGGTCGCGCAGTACCAGCTCGTGCCGAGCCTCGCGGGGCTCGGCGAGCTGCATCCGCGCCTGCGCATCGAACTCGAGGTCGGAGACCGCCTGACCGACATGGCACGCGAGGGCATCGACATCGCGATCCGCACCGTGACGCACCTGCCCGACACTGTCATCGCACGGCAGATCGGCACCCTGGGCCGCGCGCTGTATGCCGCCCCGGCGTATGCGAAGGCGCACGGCCTGCCTTCGCACCCGGACGAATTGCGCGACCACCGCCTCATCACCAACAGCCAGGTCACCATGCTCAACCAGTGGCCCTTCCTCGTCGACGGCAAGGCGACCGTGTTCGACGCGCAAGGGCACTGGCGCGCGAACGACACCAACATGGCGGCGTCGATGGTGCTGGAGGGCCTGGGCATCGGGCGGCTGGCGACGCTGGTCGGCGAGACGCTCGTGCGCCGGACGCTGCTCGTGCGCGTGTTGCCATCCTTCGTCGATTTCGGTCCGGTCCCGGTCTATGCGGTGGTCGCGCCGGGCCGCCACCGCCTCCCCAAGATCAAGGCATGCGTCGACTACTGGGCGCAATGGTTCGCGCAAGCCGACCACGCCGAGGCCGTCCCGGCCAGGGCGAAGCGCTCATGA
- a CDS encoding catalase, with translation MPQSKQEAQRKAKASEGAAAKQKQLESYTQPAEGVLTTNQGLVVPDNHNSLKAGIRGPSLLEDFILREKITHFDHERIPERVVHARGAGAHGYFELTKSLSEYTRADFLQEPGLRTPVFVRFSTVAGSRGSADTVRDVRGFAVKFYTREGNYDLVGNNIPVFFIQDAMKFPDLIHAVKPEPHHEMPQAASAHDTFWDFASLMPETTHMLMWAMSDRAIPRSYRMMEGFGVHTFRFINARGASHFVKFHWKPKLGKHGLAWDEAQKIAGKDADFHRRDLWESIAQGNFPEWELGVQIIPEDKAQSFGFDLLDATKLIPEEMVPVTIVGRLVLNRNPENFFAETEQVAFHPGHVVPGIDFSNDPLLQGRLFSYTDTQLSRLGGPNFHELPINRGVCPFHNFQRDGMHRMTIPRGQVSYEPNSLATGSEFRVDGGQQGFQSHPEEMESPKIRRRSPSFDDHFSQATLFWNSQSPSEKDHIVAAFQFELSKVEVPAIRQRVVDNLAHVDAKLARKVAEPLGIGLPDAKAAAGRSGFRDVRVKLPIEASAPLSMETPVNPNGNGPVIATRKVAVLVADGVEVGAMRAIISALNDAGASAKIISSRLGNVATSSGQQLAVDHTFANMPSVMFDAVLVPGGASHAQALAANGDAVHFVLEAYKHCKAICVIGEGAELLRTLGAVADGSAAVPGVVIGRNDPPSRPQLVQDFTAAIAKHRHWTRPNVDAVPA, from the coding sequence ATGCCGCAGTCCAAGCAGGAGGCCCAACGCAAGGCGAAGGCCTCTGAAGGCGCCGCCGCCAAGCAGAAGCAGCTGGAGTCGTACACCCAGCCCGCCGAGGGCGTCCTCACGACCAACCAGGGCCTCGTGGTCCCGGACAACCACAATTCGCTGAAGGCCGGCATCCGCGGCCCGTCGCTGCTGGAAGACTTCATCCTGCGCGAGAAGATCACCCACTTCGACCATGAGCGCATCCCGGAGCGCGTGGTGCATGCGCGCGGGGCGGGCGCCCACGGGTACTTCGAGCTCACCAAGTCCCTCTCCGAATACACGCGCGCGGACTTCCTGCAGGAGCCGGGCCTGCGCACGCCGGTCTTCGTGCGCTTTTCCACTGTGGCCGGCTCGCGCGGCTCGGCCGACACGGTGCGCGACGTGCGCGGCTTCGCGGTCAAGTTCTATACGCGCGAGGGCAACTACGACCTCGTGGGCAACAACATCCCGGTGTTCTTCATCCAGGACGCGATGAAGTTTCCCGACCTGATCCACGCCGTCAAGCCCGAGCCGCACCACGAGATGCCGCAGGCGGCGAGCGCGCACGACACCTTCTGGGACTTCGCCTCGCTCATGCCCGAGACGACGCACATGCTGATGTGGGCGATGTCCGACCGCGCGATCCCGCGCAGCTACCGGATGATGGAAGGCTTCGGCGTCCACACCTTCCGCTTCATCAACGCGCGCGGCGCCTCGCACTTCGTCAAGTTCCACTGGAAACCCAAGCTGGGCAAGCACGGCCTCGCCTGGGACGAGGCGCAGAAGATCGCGGGCAAGGACGCGGACTTCCACCGGCGCGACCTGTGGGAGTCGATCGCGCAGGGCAACTTCCCGGAGTGGGAGCTCGGCGTGCAGATCATTCCCGAGGACAAGGCGCAAAGCTTCGGCTTCGACCTGCTCGATGCGACCAAGCTCATTCCCGAGGAGATGGTGCCCGTGACGATCGTGGGCCGCCTCGTGCTCAACCGCAACCCGGAGAATTTCTTCGCGGAGACCGAGCAGGTCGCCTTCCATCCCGGCCACGTGGTGCCGGGCATCGATTTCAGCAACGACCCGCTGCTGCAGGGCCGTCTCTTCTCCTATACGGATACGCAGCTCTCGCGCCTGGGCGGCCCGAACTTCCACGAGCTGCCGATCAACCGGGGCGTGTGCCCCTTCCACAATTTCCAGCGCGACGGCATGCACCGCATGACGATCCCCCGGGGCCAGGTGTCGTACGAGCCCAACTCGCTCGCGACCGGCTCCGAGTTCCGCGTCGACGGCGGGCAGCAGGGGTTCCAGAGCCATCCGGAGGAGATGGAGTCGCCCAAGATCCGTCGCCGCAGCCCGAGCTTCGACGACCATTTCAGCCAAGCCACGCTGTTCTGGAACAGCCAGAGCCCGTCGGAGAAGGACCATATCGTCGCCGCGTTCCAGTTCGAATTGTCGAAAGTGGAGGTGCCGGCGATTCGCCAGCGTGTCGTCGACAACCTGGCGCATGTCGATGCGAAGCTCGCGCGCAAGGTCGCCGAGCCGCTGGGCATCGGCCTGCCCGATGCCAAGGCTGCGGCCGGCCGCTCCGGCTTTCGCGACGTGCGCGTGAAACTGCCGATCGAAGCGTCGGCGCCGCTCAGCATGGAGACGCCGGTCAACCCGAACGGCAACGGACCGGTGATCGCGACGCGCAAGGTCGCGGTGCTGGTGGCGGACGGCGTGGAAGTCGGCGCGATGCGCGCGATCATTTCGGCGCTGAACGACGCCGGCGCCAGCGCGAAGATCATCTCGTCGCGCCTGGGGAACGTCGCCACTTCGTCGGGCCAGCAGCTGGCCGTGGACCACACTTTCGCGAACATGCCCTCGGTCATGTTCGACGCGGTGCTGGTACCGGGCGGCGCGTCGCACGCGCAGGCGCTGGCGGCCAACGGCGACGCGGTGCATTTCGTGCTGGAGGCCTACAAGCATTGCAAGGCGATCTGCGTCATCGGCGAAGGCGCCGAGCTGCTTCGCACGCTGGGCGCCGTCGCGGACGGGTCGGCGGCCGTGCCCGGCGTGGTGATCGGCAGGAACGACCCACCGAGCCGGCCCCAGCTGGTGCAGGACTTCACCGCGGCGATCGCGAAGCACCGCCACTGGACCCGCCCGAACGTGGACGCGGTTCCAGCCTGA